One Plasmodium vivax chromosome 13, whole genome shotgun sequence genomic region harbors:
- a CDS encoding hypothetical protein, conserved (encoded by transcript PVX_084725A) gives MDVNSKRKSIYCYKDRSQNNLSGRSSQESLSSLGDYLSNHPSSKGGKINFMKNYFWFFQSNNNSKKNSHDSIFYEIKSSDGNRASSHQLGADVEADAEAGSQRVVGNSNHWGDSNGDPLGETNEEAKGVYSRKSFYSIYDYTDESDYNTLRENERDDLLCQQKTFEPVASDRCPNRESARNYMHVYDTDSSRSDGSDGGSSGGSSGGSSGGRSDGGSDVNSDGSNKNSHGSIDRSSDRSSYGNGGGHKALPARTERGQAKQSPQKRDKKKRAEWTPQKRMEHLLNSYKIKKGKTKMQYVGISAILKKYIYITKNEKMLFFKKKLNKKKILLRSKIKKRYNRCSTFYHLQKKQTNAVGRKKKKMNKCHFFRYLYCCMLKKKLQIFYKARKLKRLMRYVSSQGWRRSYVSQFGAGSSIDALRGAAEAADAGTVADEEAYADEDAYADEEAYADEDAYADSAANSDAAASVSASQGESTSNPSAAPPSHSDTNKAEGFVSVRSCPKSPPRDAQGSSMHRLSSGRSTPNTEGHQLKYKKKDTAYADVESYSSVYIENPQENKKGNYKMEKEPNRYEEVIRQSHTSDKLTNGIKNMPTYDCHRNEEEEISICASCKDAYIDHVKDRREERKRDNYILSEEIITLKGIVLSKREESLSDVQPQEINNVNDLAIYQNSHSDVGGNPNGSDCQQESFKMDSVIDREVPSPGEMSGSASSEGFEKASFRSGRGECTAEMEGAIEGCCAFSGEEDTVKGKGSSESGSAFNGEQSSVKGKGSSESGSAFNEERSSEEGSGPSEEEAISRRSARSESGSSLCEGDDASGSSRSGSISLSSSSSSKASYDVSIAYIESSFMEEIHRGGSNGGIHGGSHGGIHEGIHECSNGSSGGSHENGSSGGSREYSRGSNCSLSICQIRSQTNSQNDPGEDGPSDASVIIEESNQREEKKEESPSGSAISRESFIGMINFGTEENVHLAGRLHVEKEVQDGGKGALQEEVEVEEEAEVEPKEVLEEEEVDVESKESPEVEIEEEVDIEPKMVLDEEEVDVDSKESLEEEVAEVESKEVLEEEEVDVESKESLEVEVEEEADAESKESLEEEEVDAESKESLEEEEVDVESKESLEEEVEEEVDVDSKESLEVEMDDEVNAESKESLDEKEVDVDSKESLEEEVAEVESKEVLEEEVEDVEPEESLEVVAEPQKTSEAEPRDTRKVVNSEEEIQNSMEMEIRKSIEEIFKTVIDNDLLTAGSEIKKFDACWDAGGTIGDERDSLKGEVADEVGGKSDGQQGEAENEEQGEASEEEHEEASDEEQVETSEEEQGKESEEEQGETSEEEHEEVSEEELVEQEEPSETANDESGETANDESGEAEKDEPGEAEKDEPGEAEIGELEEGVQRELACEESEALDDNANEVVGEVEAEEAEAEDVVAEDVVAEDVVAHNVAADDKVLLRKNAFSFNTYKNSELRYGFRMESLSNFFHSFESVNSECADLDSGGEGEETKEGDQQQEEGKQKGTKKGAQQAAQKGAQKSALQRTPKREQTPTNTQSMQNESDAGANFKLNVQTSEEAHQLYSHLQNRIMRDFKRGCLKKMKKLFNKKYKQMEKDISDNIKTIVHNFNSRDEALEGGDQSDPNLKSARRKPRKKHPKKHRKKGRKSRLTNVHTDGHWAQRGRSLGAKEETALSVDSSAGGSPNSSIGTDKGLHIGETNRDGHTLHAVLNESDRKDSSSGEVLRGDEAQVGTPKRDIRGSQDSLRGTHSKVKQQTQQDMQTQRDMQTEQAHQQVAHAPQGGKNNPLSLNSGDESFEREDHRASAHHQSNQLELGLSTTNDSMDRTQKYFLQKLNCEKICLVTNELGNKSKLFNRINDLTKKCIADVFIQRINSIRRGHPLWAGTTAEGKTPTGGSPLRETKLGDNHTMLLPHQDGNVQSVHQSDKAEESNPNEYPLERYEAKPKGEDHTQLGMNKRSKQIHPFNNCNEMKLHSREQKLKRVAFLNYVKQKLSKSKRNEKRLSAKRVIKCYRPCRGSNVPHVCSPGKHPNKGSLITHGGISNVRGVNHVYYLQREDAYQKKGPYKQQAGGKLVQLYFPHSESTNRGRVPKNLCITPNVILKGNHSNVPCMVKKCPDGKLVPYIANQQNGQQVHAQWGYYPLGGGSTTSMTTNMTTKMTTNMTTKMTTNVTTNVPTNKMNNHHICLRRTDGNRLNGYYVHSGDSLEGAPSNEWTYHFAFLQNRLRCKAASGELPNGKVKMCVNKNSHTINKYRRCNRREKCGACRENHVGPGGHLRGAVNHSGAANHREAANHSEAANHSEAANHSEAANHHTWGAHPDAPSSESKHAHTAAKLHCANSQRVNNLKASRGAAIFLGHADVRHQMGGNAGGANRVVLVDYKNGSLGGKGARGSSQESPEGQMRRLLQAGQATKLGMPARKVSPLHMGIPTGKVSPPQRGMPTRQVSLPPERTLRTLRKGNFPTSEMDGTTSFYTQSKLYKDTTLKTKKKKSNLFTVNHNMLQTPHQYDSQRERKICCSMGEGIFCTNTWHADEPDSKNCILKNICGAYGYSDQGATKRAKNEINSFNGIASLSEIGSHNATASHNAHKYHVKVKKICPSQRNQEGHTWGDEGGFKNVLFCNAHDTNFKKMGLKNRNIESFHICSINSSRLDEFPNVNYRHRMENICIFRDF, from the coding sequence AGCAGAAGACCTTCGAGCCGGTCGCCAGTGACAGGTGCCCCAACAGGGAGAGCGCCCGCAACTACATGCATGTGTACGACACGGACAGTTCGCGCAGCGACGGCAGCGatggggggagcagcggggggagcagcggcgGGAGTAGCGGTGGGAGAAGTGATGGGGGAAGCGATGTGAACAGCGATGGGAGCAACAAAAACAGCCATGGAAGCATCGATCGGAGCAGCGATCGGAGCAGCTATGGGAACGGCGGGGGACACAAAGCGCTCCCCGCTCGAACGGAACGAGGCCAGGCCAAGCAGAGCCCCCAAAAGAGagacaagaaaaaaagagcagaATGGACACCCCAGAAAAGAATGGAACACCTACTAAACAgctacaaaataaaaaaaggaaaaacaaaaatgcaaTACGTAGGAATATCAGCCATcctaaagaaatatatatacattacaaagaacgaaaaaatgctattttttaaaaaaaaattgaataagaagaaaatccTTTTGAGGAGCAAAATTAAGAAGCGGTACAACCGCTGTAGCACATTTTACCATTtgcagaagaagcaaacaaatgcagtggggaggaaaaaaaaaaaaatgaacaagtgcCATTTCTTCAGGTACCTTTACTGCTGCATGCtaaagaagaagctgcagatTTTCTACAAGGCGAGAAAATTGAAACGGCTCATGAGGTACGTGTCCAGTCAGGGCTGGAGGCGGTCTTACGTGAGTCAGTTCGGCGCGGGCAGTTCCATCGACGCGCTAAGGGGAGCAGCCGAAGCGGCGGATGCAGGCACGGTCGCAGATGAAGAAGCATATGCAGATGAAGATGCATATGCAGATGAAGAAGCATATGCAGATGAAGATGCATATGCAGACTCAGCCGCAAACTCAGACGCAGCCGCATCAGTATCCGCATCCCAAGGGGAAAGCACTTCGAACCCCTCTGCGGCGCCCCCTTCCCATAGCGACACCAACAAGGCGGAGGGATTTGTGTCCGTGCGCAGCTGCCCCAAGAGCCCCCCCCGGGATGCGCAAGGTTCCTCCATGCACCGACTCAGCAGCGGGAGGAGCACTCCAAACACGGAAGGGCACCaattgaaatataaaaagaaagacACAGCATATGCAGACGTGGAGAGCTACTCCAGTGTGTACATAGAAAACCCtcaggaaaacaaaaaagggaattacaaaatggaaaaggaaccAAATCGCTACGAAGAAGTGATAAGACAAAGCCATACCAGTGATAAACTTAcaaatggcataaaaaaCATGCCAACGTATGACTGCCATAggaatgaggaggaagaaatctCCATCTGTGCCAGCTGCAAAGATGCATACATTGATCATGTGAAAGATAGaagagaggaaagaaaaagagataaTTACATTCTCTCGGAGGAGATAATAACCTTAAAAGGAATTGTCCTAtcgaaaagggaagaaagcCTTTCCGATGTTCAGCCGCAAGAGATAAACAACGTGAATGACTTGGCCATCTACCAAAACAGCCACAGCGATGTGGGAGGAAATCCAAACGGTAGTGATTGCCAACAGGAGAGCTTCAAAATGGACTCCGTTATAGACAGGGAGGTGCCCTCCCCAGGCGAAATGAGCGGTAGCGCCTCCAGTGAGGGCTTTGAAAAGGCGAGTTTTCGTTCCGGTCGGGGAGAGTGCACTGCTGAAATGGAAGGGGCTATTGAAGGCTGCTGTGCCTTCAGCGGGGAGGAAGACACCGTTAAGGGTAAAGGGAGTAGCGAAAGTGGCAGTGCATTCAATGGGGAACAAAGTAGCgtgaaagggaaaggaagtAGCGAAAGTGGCAGTGCATTCAATGAGGAACGAAGTAGCGAAGAAGGCAGTGGTCCCAGTGAGGAGGAAGCCATTTCGAGGAGGAGCGCTCGCAGCGAAAGTGGCAGTAGCTTATGCGAGGGGGACGACGCGAGCGGAAGCAGCAGGAGCGGAAGCATTTCCctgagcagcagcagcagtagtAAGGCGAGCTACGACGTCAGCATAGCGTACATCGAATCCTCCTTTATGGAGGAAATCCACCGTGGAGGTAGCAACGGGGGTATCCACGGGGGCAGTCACGGAGGTATCCACGAAGGTATTCACGAATGTAGCAACGGAAGTAGCGGAGGTAGTCACGAAAACGGTAGCAGCGGAGGCAGCCGCGAATATAGCCGCGGCTCCAACTGTAGCCTAAGCATATGCCAAATTCGATCGCAGACAAACAGCCAAAATGACCCTGGGGAGGATGGACCAAGTGACGCTTCAGTCATAATAGAAGAGTCCAACCAACgtgaagaaaagaaagaggaaTCCCCCTCGGGAAGTGCAATTAGCAGGGAAAGTTTTATCGGCATGATAAATTTTGGGACAGAGGAAAATGTGCACTTGGCGGGTCGTCTCCACGTGGAAAAGGAGGTGCAAGATGGGGGGAAAGGCGCACTTCAAGAGGAAgtagaagtggaagaagaagcagaggtAGAACCAAAAGAGGTgcttgaagaggaagaagtagaTGTAGAATCCAAAGAGTCACCTGAAGTAGAAATCGAAGAAGAGGTAGATATAGAACCCAAAATGGTGCTTGATGAGGAAGAGGTAGATGTAGATTCCAAAGAGTCACTTGAAGAGGAGGTAGCAGAGGTAGAATCCAAAGAGGTgctggaagaggaagaggtggaTGTAGAATCCAAAGAGTCACTTGAAgtagaagtggaagaagaagcagatgcAGAATCCAAAGAGTCacttgaagaggaagaggtggaTGCAGAATCCAAAGAGTCacttgaagaggaagaggtggaTGTAGAATCCAAAGAGTCACTTGAagaggaagtggaggaagaggtAGATGTAGATTCCAAAGAGTCACTTGAAGTAGAAATGGACGACGAAGTAAATGCAGAATCCAAAGAGTCACTTGATGAGAAAGAGGTAGATGTAGATTCCAAAGAGTCACTTGAAGAGGAGGTAGCAGAGGTAGAATCCAAAGAGGTGCTGGAAGAGGAAGTAGAAGATGTAGAACCCGAAGAGTCACTTGAAGTAGTTGCAGAACCCCAAAAAACCAGTGAAGCAGAACCGCGCGATACGCGCAAAGTTGTTAACTCCGAGGAGGAAATTCAAAACAGCATGGAAATGGAAATAAGAAAAAGCATCGAAGAGATATTCAAGACGGTCATAGACAATGACCTTCTCACGGCGGGTtccgaaattaaaaagttcgATGCGTGCTGGGATGCGGGGGGAACAATAGGAGACGAGAGGGACAGCCTTAAAGGGGAGGTGGCGGACGAGGTGGGTGGCAAGTCAGATGGCCagcagggggaagcggaaaatGAGGAACAGGGAGAAGCGAGCGAAGAGGAACATGAAGAAGCGAGTGATGAGGAACAGGTAGAAACGAGTGAAGAAGAACAGGGAAAAGAGAGCGAAGAAGAACAGGGAGAAACGAGCGAAGAGGAACATGAGGAGGTGAGCGAAGAGGAACTGGTCGAACAGGAGGAACCCAGCGAAACGGCAAATGACGAATCTGGAGAAACGGCAAATGACGAATCtggagaagcggaaaaagacGAACCtggcgaagcggaaaaagaCGAACCTGGCGAAGCGGAAATCGGCGAATTGGAGGAGGGGGTACAAAGGGAACTGGCGTGCGAGGAAAGCGAAGCGCTAGATGACAACGCCAACGAGGTGGTAGGTGAGGTGGAAGCCGAAGAGGCAGAAGCGGAAGACGTAGTAGCGGAGGACGTAGTAGCGGAGGACGTAGTAGCACACAACGTAGCAGCCGACGACAAAGTGCTGCTGAGAAAAAACGCCTTCTCCTTCAACACGTACAAGAACAGCGAACTCCGCTACGGGTTCAGAATGGAATCACTTAGCAACTTCTTCCACTCGTTTGAGAGCGTGAACAGCGAGTGCGCGGATTTGGACTCGggcggggagggggaagaaacgaaGGAGGGAGatcagcagcaggaggagggaaaacaaaagggaacgaaaaagggggctCAACAAGCGGCTCAAAAGGGGGCTCAAAAATCGGCGCTACAAAGAACCCCCAAACGAGAGCAAACCCCAACGAACACGCAGAGCATGCAAAACGAGTCAGACGCAGGAGCGAACTTCAAACTGAACGTGCAGACGTCGGAAGAGGCCCACCAACTGTACTCACATCTGCAGAACCGTATCATGCGGGACTTTAAAAGAGGGTGtctgaagaaaatgaagaaactGTTTAACAAGAAGTACaagcaaatggaaaaggacATTTCGGACAATATCAAAACGATCGTGCACAACTTTAACAGTCGAGATGAAGCCCTCGAGGGGGGGGATCAGTCTGACCCTAACTTGAAGAGCGCGCGGAGGAAGCCCCGAAAGAAGCACCCAAAGAAGCATCGAAAGAAGGGTAGGAAATCCCGCCTAACGAATGTACACACCGATGGGCACTGGGCGCAAAGGGGCAGAAGCCTTGGCGCGAAGGAAGAGACAGCGCTGTCCGTTGATAGTTCTGCCGGTGGTTCTCCTAACTCCTCCATCGGCACGGATAAAGGTCTTCATATTGGCGAGACAAACAGGGATGGGCACACACTGCATGCAGTTTTGAATGAGAGCGATCGAAAGGACAGCTCAAGCGGAGAGGTGCTCAGGGGCGACGAGGCGCAGGTGGGAACCCCCAAGCGGGACATCCGTGGTAGTCAGGACAGCTTGCGCGGAACACATTCGAAGGTGAAGCAGCAAACACAGCAGGATATGCAGACGCAGCGTGATATGCAGACGGAGCAGGCTCATCAACAAGTGGCGCACGCTCCCCAGGGGGGTAAGAACAACCCCCTATCGCTCAACAGTGGAGACGAATCATTCGAACGGGAAGACCACCGCGCAAGCGCACATCACCAGAGTAACCAACTGGAGCTGGGCCTTTCCACCACCAATGACTCCATGGACCGGACGCAAAAATACTTCCTGCAGAAATTaaattgcgaaaaaatatgcctaGTGACGAACGAACTGGGGAACAAGAGCAAATTATTTAATCGCATAAACGACCTGACGAAGAAGTGCATCGCGGACGTCTTCATCCAGAGGATAAACAGCATTCGTAGGGGTCACCCCCTGTGGGCTGGTACCACAGCGGAGGGAAAAACACCCACGGGGGGTAGTCCCCTCAGGGAGACCAAATTAGGAGATAACCATACGATGCTGCTTCCTCACCAGGATGGCAACGTGCAAAGCGTACATCAGTCAGACAAGGCAGAGGAGAGCAACCCAAATGAGTACCCCCTTGAGAGATATGAAGCGAAACCGAAAGGGGAGGACCACACACAATTGGGAATGAATAAAAGGTCCAAGCAGATCCATCCCTTTAACAATTGCAACGAAATGAAACTACACTCACGTGAGCAGAAGCTCAAGCGGGTGGCCTTCCTAAACTACGTGAAGCAGAAGTTAAGCAAATCGAAGAGGAATGAAAAGCGCTTAAGTGCCAAACGGGTTATAAAATGTTACCGCCCATGTAGAGGAAGCAACGTGCCGCATGTGTGTTCTCCGGGAAAGCACCCTAATAAGGGAAGCCTCATCACTCATGGGGGGATTAGCAACGTACGCGGTGTTAATCATGTTTATTACCTCCAACGTGAGGATGCCTACCAGAAAAAGGGACCCTATAAACAACAAGCAGGTGGAAAACTCGTCCAACTGTATTTCCCCCACTCGGAAAGTACCAACAGGGGTAGAGTGCCGAAGAACCTGTGCATCACCCCCAATGTAATTTTAAAGGGCAATCATAGCAACGTCCCATGtatggtgaagaagtgccCTGATGGGAAACTCGTCCCATATATAGCGAACCAGCAGAATGGACAGCAGGTACATGCACAGTGGGGGTACTACCCCCTTGGCGGGGGAAGCACTACCAGCATGACTACCAACATGACGACCAAGATGACTACCAACATGACGACCAAGATGACTACCAACGTGACTACCAACGTGCCTACCAACAAGATGAATAACCATCACATTTGCCTCCGCAGAACGGATGGAAATCGCCTGAATGGTTACTACGTTCACTCGGGAGACTCACTCGAGGGGGCTCCGTCAAACGAGTGGACTTACCACTTCGCGTTCCTGCAGAACAGACTCCGATGCAAAGCTGCAAGTGGGGAGTTGCCAAACGGGAAGGTTAAAATGTGCGTCAATAAAAACAGCCACACGATCAACAAGTATAGGCGGTGCAACAGGAGAGAGAAATGCGGCGCGTGCAGGGAGAACCACGTAGGACCCGGGGGGCACCTCAGGGGGGCGGTCAACCATAGCGGAGCCGCCAACCACCGCGAAGCGGCCAACCACAGCGAAGCGGCCAACCACAGCGAAGCGGCCAACCACAGCGAAGCGGCCAACCACCACACATGGGGGGCACATCCGGACGCGCCTTCTTCCGAGAGCAAACACGCACACACCGCGGCGAAGCTTCACTGCGCGAATAGCCAAAGGGTAAATAATTTGAAGGCCAGTAGAGGCGCGGCAATTTTCCTCGGCCACGCTGATGTGAGGCACCAAATGGGTGGAAACGCGGGGGGAGCAAACCGGGTGGTCCTCGTGGATTATAAGAATGGctccttgggggggaagggtGCGAGGGGGTCAAGTCAGGAAAGTCCTGAAGGACAGATGCGCCGATTGCTCCAAGCGGGCCAGGCGACCAAACTTGGAATGCCAGCCAGGAAGGTGTCTCCTCTCCATATGGGAATTCCAACCGGGAAGGTgtctcccccccaaaggggaatGCCAACCAGGCAGGTATCACTCCCCCCGGAGCGCACCCTCCGCACCCTCCGCAAGGGGAACTTCCCCACGAGCGAAATGGATGGAACCACCAGCTTCTACACCCAGTCGAAGCTGTACAAAGACACGACGCtcaaaacgaagaaaaaaaaaagcaacctCTTCACCGTAAATCACAACATGCTGCAGACGCCCCACCAGTATGATTCCCAGAGGGAGCGAAAAATATGCTGCAGCATGGGCGAGGgaattttttgcacaaacaCTTGGCACGCGGATGAACCTGACTCGAAGaattgcattttaaaaaacatatgcGGTGCATATGGCTATAGCGATCAGGGCGCtacaaaaagggcaaaaaatgagATTAACTCGTTCAACGGGATTGCATCGCTCAGCGAGATTGGCTCACACAACGCGACTGCCTCCCACAACGCACACAAATACCAcgtgaaggtaaaaaaaatttgccccAGCCAGCGAAATCAGGAGGGACACACGTGGGGAGACGAGGGCGGCTTCAAAAACGTCCTCTTTTGCAACGCGCATGACacgaattttaaaaaaatggggctcAAAAATAGGAACATTGAAAGCTTCCACATTTGCTCCATTAACTCCTCGCGCTTGGACGAATTCCCAAATGTGAACTACCGCCATCGGATGGAGAACATCTGCATATTCCGGGACTTCTGA